In the Agrococcus beijingensis genome, ACGCGACGGCCGAGATGATCGCCATCAGCACCGGACCGCCGAGCGCGAGCGCCAGCAGCGGTGCCGCGGAGTTCTCGCCGCCGGGTGCTGCGGTGATGGTCTCGGGGCCGACGAGGGCGCCGGCAGCGAAGCCGAGCACGAGCGTGAACAGGTAGAAGATGCCGATCAGCCAGATCGCCCAGACGACGCTGCGTCGGGCCTCCTTGGCGGAGGGCACCGTGTAGAAGCGCATGAGCACGTGCGGCAGGCCGGCTGTGCCGAGCACGAGCGCGAGGCCCAGCGACAGGAAGTCGACCGGGTTCGTGTACTTCAGCCCGGGTGCCAGGATCGCCTCGCCCTGCGGCGACGCCTCGACCGCGCGCGCGAGCAGCGCGTTGAAGTCGAAGCCGACCATGACCATCACGATCACCGTCATGATGCCGGCGCCGGCGATCAGCAGCACAGCTTTGATGATCTGCACCCAGGTGGTGCCCTTCATGCCGCCGACGATCACGTAGACGATCATCAGCACGCCGACGACGGCGATCGTGATCGACGTCGCGAGCGGCCCGCTGAAGCCCATCAGCAGCGCGACGAGGCCGCCGGCACCGGCCATCTGCGCCACCAGGTAGAAGAAGCACACGGCGAGCGTCGCGAGCGCGGCGGCCATGCGGACCGGCCGCTGCTTGAGCCGGAAGCTCAGCACGTCGGCCATCGTGAACCGGCCGGTGTTGCGCAGCAGCTCGGCGACGAGCAGCAGCGCGACCAGCCAGGCGACCAGGAAGCCGATCGAGTAGAGGAAGCCGTCGTAGCCGGCCACGGCGACCGCGCCGCAGATGCCGAGGAAGCTGGCGGCCGACAGGTAGTCGCCCGCGATCGCGACGCCGTTCTGGCGGCCCGAGAACGAGCGGCCGGCGGCGTAGAACTCGTTCTCGGTGGCCTTCTGACGCGAGACGCGGATGACGATGAACAGGGTGACCGCGACGAACAGGCCGAACACGATCATGTTGATGACGGGATTGATCTCGGGCATCAGGCGCTCCCGACCTTGACGACCTGCTCCATCTCGTGCCGCAGCGGCTCTGCCTGGCGGTCGTAGACGCGGTTCGCCCAGCGGCTGTAGAGCATCGTGATCGCGAAAGTGGTCACGAACTGGCCGAGCCCGAACAGCAGGCCGATGTTGATGTAGCTGTCGCCGACGCGGGTGGCGAAGAAGTCGGGCGCGAAACCGGCGATCAGCACGTAGGCGAGGTACCAGGCGAGGAAGATCGCCGCAGCCGGCACGATGAAGCGCATGAAGGTGCGCCGGAGGTGCTGGAACTCGGGCGAGGCCTGCATGGCCACGCTCCGTTCGGCGATCGGATCGTCATGCTCGGCCATGGGAACGCTCCATCTCTCGGGCGCAACGCTGCACCCGCTGCATCTTCGCAGTCGGGGCAGACTATCCGCTGCCGGAGCGTCGGCTCAAGCGACGCTCAGAGATCCTGCGAGCGGAAGTCAGAGATCGCGCATCGACTCGGTGGGCTCCGGGCCCTTGAACCGCACGATGTTGACGATGGCGGCGGCGAGGCCGCCCCACAGCACGACCATGCTCACGACCATCAGCACCACGGCATCCGCGGTCATCGGATCACCTCCTCGTCGTGCGTCGGCGCTTCGAGCGGCGTCGACGCCTTCCACTTCGGGATCGCGAGCAGGATGCCCGCGAGCAGCGCGGCGGCGGCGATCCCCCACCCGAACACCGCGAGCATCCAGGGCGCGTACCCGCCGTAGGGCACGGTCACCGCGTCGATCACCTCGAGCACCAGCATGAAGGCGACGAGCACGGGGGTGATGAACAGCACGAGCGCCACCCACCAGCGCCCCAGCCGGATCGAGCCGTAGCGACTCATGTGCTCGGCGAACCAGGGCACGCGGCGGATGCCCCAGCCGACCGCGAGCATCGCCACCAGCGCGACGAGCAGGATGCCGAAGCGGTTGATGAAGTAGTCGGAGATGTCGAGCACCGTGAGTCCGCTCGTGGTCGAGAAGAGCAGGATGCTGACGAGCGCGATCGGCACGGTCACGACGAGCGTCGCGGCGACCCGGCCGAGCTCGAGCTTGTCGCGCACCGCCGAGATGACGACCTCCATGATGCTGACGAGCGACGTGAACCCGGCGAGCACGAGCGAGGTGAAGAACAGCACGCCCAGCAGCGTGCCGAGCGGCGCCTCGGAGATGATCGCGGGGAAGGCGACGAACGCCAGGCCGATGCCCTGCGCGACCACCTCGTCGACCGGCACCGCCGATGCCTGAGCGAGGAACCCGAGCGCCGAGAACACGCCGATGCCGCAGAGCAGCTCGAAGCCGGAGTTCGCGAACCCGACCACGAACGCCGAACCGGTCATGTCGATCTTGCGCCCGACGTAGGAGGCGTAGGTGATCATGATGCCGAAGCCGACCGACAGCGAGAAGAAGATCTGCCCGAAGGCGCTGGCCCACACCGCAGGGTCGAGCAGCGCCACCCAGTTGGGCTGGAAGAGCGTCTGGAGGCCGTCGATCGCACCGGGCAGCGAGAGCGCCTGCACCACGAGCGCGCCGAAGGCGATCAGCAGCACGGGGATGAAGATGACGGATGTCGCCCCCACGCCGTTCTGGACGCCCAGCGCCATCACGACGATCAGCAGCAGCCAGACGATCAGCATGGTGATCAGCACCGCGGGCACGAAGTCGAGCGTGATCGACGTCGACTGCGAGCGCAGGAAGTCCTCGAAGAAGAACGTCTCCGGGTCGTCGCCCCACGCCTGGGTGAAGGAGAAGCCCACGTACTGCGCCGACCAGGCGAGGATCGCCGCGTAGTAGACGGCGATGACGACGCAGATGGCGACCTGCCACCAGCCGATGAACTCGAGCCGACGCGACAGGCGGGCGAACGACAGCGGCGCGGAGCCGCGCTGCGAGTGCCCGATGGCATAGTCGAGCAGCAGCAGCGGGATGCCCGCGACGAGCAGCGCGACGAGGTACGGCAGGATGAACGCGCCGCCGCCGCCCTCGTAGGCGACGTAGGGGAACCGCCAGATGTTGCCGAGCCCGACGGCCGAGCCGATGGCCGCCATGATGAAGACGGTCTTGTTCGAGAATCGACCGCGATCGATCGGTGCCTTGGTGACGGTCATCGCGCGCCTGCCGAGCGGCGCTTCGCTGCACTGTGGGACATGCCGCCACCTTGCCACAGGACGGCGCCGGGGGCGCTCCCCTACTTGACCGCGCCGGCGGTCAGGCCACCGACGATGTATTTCTGCAGCCAGAGGAACAGCACCATCACGGGGATGGCGGCGAGCACCGCGCCGGCGGCGAACAGCGGGAAGTTGGCGTTGTTCTCGTCGGAGATGAGCCGGTAGAGGCCCACGGCCAGCGTCAGCTTCTCGGGGCTCTGGAGGATGACCGAGGCGATCAGGAACTCGCTCGCGGTGCCGATGAAGGAGAGCAGCCCGACGACCGCGAGGATCGGCGCGACCAGGCGCAGGATGATCGTGAAGAAGATGCGCGCGTGGCCGGCGCCGTCGATCTTCGCTGCCTCGTCGATCGAGGCGGGCACCGTGTTGAAGAAGCCGTACATCAGGTAGGTGTTCACGCCGAGCGCGCCGCCGAGGTAGACCAGGATCAGGCCGATCTGACTGTCGAGGCCGATCGCCGGGAAGACGTCGGAGATGCCGCGCATGAGGATGTAGATCGCGACGATCGCGAGCATCTGCGGGAACATCTGCACCAGCACGAGGCTCAGGAGGCCCGCGCGGCGACCGGTGAAGCGCATGCGGCTGAAGGAGTAGGCGGCGAGCGCGCCGAGGAACACCGTGGCGAGCGACGTGACGATGCCGACCAGCATCGTGTTGGCGAACCAGGCGCCGTATGGCCGGTTGGGATCGGTGAACAGCGTGACGTAGTTGTCGAAGGCGATGGTGCGGAAGAGCACGTTCGAGCCCGTCAGCGAGCCGCTCGGGTTGAGCGACGCGCTCAGCACGTAGAGCAGCGGGAAGATCGCGAACAGGCCCACCGCGATGCCGACGAGGTGGCGCCAGCCGAGCTCGCGCAGCCACTTGCGGAAGCTCATCCTGGGCTGCGGAGCGGGCCGGCGCTCGTCGCGCTGCAGGCCGGCGGCGATGGGTTCGATCTCGATGCTCATCAGTTCAGCTCCTCGAGGGCCTTCGTCTGCCGGAACGCGATCGTCGAGATGGTCGCGATGATGATGAAGATGATGATGGCGAGCGCCGAGGCGAGGCCGTACTCTCGCCCGGTGCCGGC is a window encoding:
- a CDS encoding sugar ABC transporter permease → MSIEIEPIAAGLQRDERRPAPQPRMSFRKWLRELGWRHLVGIAVGLFAIFPLLYVLSASLNPSGSLTGSNVLFRTIAFDNYVTLFTDPNRPYGAWFANTMLVGIVTSLATVFLGALAAYSFSRMRFTGRRAGLLSLVLVQMFPQMLAIVAIYILMRGISDVFPAIGLDSQIGLILVYLGGALGVNTYLMYGFFNTVPASIDEAAKIDGAGHARIFFTIILRLVAPILAVVGLLSFIGTASEFLIASVILQSPEKLTLAVGLYRLISDENNANFPLFAAGAVLAAIPVMVLFLWLQKYIVGGLTAGAVK
- a CDS encoding methionine/alanine import family NSS transporter small subunit: MTADAVVLMVVSMVVLWGGLAAAIVNIVRFKGPEPTESMRDL
- a CDS encoding solute symporter family protein codes for the protein MPEINPVINMIVFGLFVAVTLFIVIRVSRQKATENEFYAAGRSFSGRQNGVAIAGDYLSAASFLGICGAVAVAGYDGFLYSIGFLVAWLVALLLVAELLRNTGRFTMADVLSFRLKQRPVRMAAALATLAVCFFYLVAQMAGAGGLVALLMGFSGPLATSITIAVVGVLMIVYVIVGGMKGTTWVQIIKAVLLIAGAGIMTVIVMVMVGFDFNALLARAVEASPQGEAILAPGLKYTNPVDFLSLGLALVLGTAGLPHVLMRFYTVPSAKEARRSVVWAIWLIGIFYLFTLVLGFAAGALVGPETITAAPGGENSAAPLLALALGGPVLMAIISAVAFATILAVVAGLAITAATSFAHDIYASIIKRGDAAPGAEVKVAKLTVIVIGLIAIVGGIVAQNQNVAFLVALAFAVAASANLPTILYSLFWRRFNTGGALWSMYGGLISCVLLIVLSPAVSGGPKSMFPDADFAIFPLSNPGIVSIPLAFLLGIIGTLVTKPSPDHAVKQAEMEVRSFTGAGAEKASEH
- a CDS encoding sodium-dependent transporter — protein: MTVTKAPIDRGRFSNKTVFIMAAIGSAVGLGNIWRFPYVAYEGGGGAFILPYLVALLVAGIPLLLLDYAIGHSQRGSAPLSFARLSRRLEFIGWWQVAICVVIAVYYAAILAWSAQYVGFSFTQAWGDDPETFFFEDFLRSQSTSITLDFVPAVLITMLIVWLLLIVVMALGVQNGVGATSVIFIPVLLIAFGALVVQALSLPGAIDGLQTLFQPNWVALLDPAVWASAFGQIFFSLSVGFGIMITYASYVGRKIDMTGSAFVVGFANSGFELLCGIGVFSALGFLAQASAVPVDEVVAQGIGLAFVAFPAIISEAPLGTLLGVLFFTSLVLAGFTSLVSIMEVVISAVRDKLELGRVAATLVVTVPIALVSILLFSTTSGLTVLDISDYFINRFGILLVALVAMLAVGWGIRRVPWFAEHMSRYGSIRLGRWWVALVLFITPVLVAFMLVLEVIDAVTVPYGGYAPWMLAVFGWGIAAAALLAGILLAIPKWKASTPLEAPTHDEEVIR
- a CDS encoding DUF485 domain-containing protein, which produces MAEHDDPIAERSVAMQASPEFQHLRRTFMRFIVPAAAIFLAWYLAYVLIAGFAPDFFATRVGDSYINIGLLFGLGQFVTTFAITMLYSRWANRVYDRQAEPLRHEMEQVVKVGSA